ATAACAGAATGCGGCTGATTCCGGGGATATTAAATACCTGCTCAACAACGATACTTCCTGCAACCATATCTGCCAAAGCCATTCCCAAAAACGTAATGACCGGAATCATGGCATTTTTCAAAACATGTCTGTATAGAACTCCGTTTGTGTTATTACCTCTTGAATATGCGGTTCTCGCATAATCTTTACCTGATTCATCTATAAGATTACCCCTCAGCATTCTGACTGTCATTGCAATTTTAGGAAACGCAATTGCAATCGACGGGAAAAAGAGATATCTAAGGAATCCTCTGATATCCTCCGTGTAGGACACGAATCCTCCCGGGGTAAATAATTTCAATATCATTCCAAATATAAAAGTGATCAAAATACCTGAAAAGAAAGGCGGAATAGCCATAATAACCTGATTGATCACCGTAATAATCCTGTCAAGAATGCCATTCTCGTACTTGGCTGTTGCTATTCCAACAGGAATGGAAATAACAACGGTAAACAAAAAGGCAAGTATTCCAAGTGTCAGCGTTATTGGCACCTTACTCATAATAAGGCTCGATACCGGAACGCTATATGTATATGATGTTCCAAAATCTCCCTGTAAAAAAGCTATGAACCATCTAAAATATCTGACCAAAACAGGATCGTTAAGTCCCATTTTTTCTCTTGTCTGAGCCACAAGCTCAGGTGAAGCCTCAAGCCCTAACATTCTGATAGCAGGGTCTCCGGGCAAAACATTAAAAGCGAGGAATACGCATAATGAAACCACTATCAACGTAACAATCGTAGATGAGAGTTTTTTGAGTGTGTATTTCATATGCATATTCCCCGCTTACTTGCAAATAATTAAATTCATGTAATAAGGTCAAAATGCTTACTAGGCATGTGCGCATTTATGATTATTGACCTTATCTCATTAAATATTACTGTGCAGGTCTGATCTTGGCAATATCCTGCACATAGAGTGGATAGAATGTATATCCGGTAAATTTCTTGTTGAGAACAACAAACTCAGGAAGATCCTGAATGTAAACGCTGGCTGCTTCCTTGGAAAGGATAGTCTCGCATTCCTTGTAATATGTTGTCTTCTCAGCATCATCAGTTGCTGCTGATGCCTTAGCATAAGCTGCGTCGTAATCAGCACTGTTAAAGTTTACAAAGTTCTTGCCATTGTCTGATACATATCTGGACAGAAGTGCTGATGCAGAAAGAGTTGAAGCATCGATTCCTACTACAGTTGCCTCAAATTCTCTGCCTGAGTAAACATCACTTACCCATGAATTCCACTCGATCTCCTGGATCTTGGCTGTAACGCCGATTTCCTTGAGCTCCTCAGAAATAACCTGAGCTGTGTCAACGTGCTGGCCATAGTTGGATGGAACTGTTATTGTGAACTCAAAGCCATCAGGATATCCGGCTTCTGCAAGAAGCTCCTTGGCCTTGTCTGCATCTGTATTGTATGTATCGTTAAGCTCCGGCATATAGTACTTGCTAAATGCAGGGAACATAGCACTTCCTACCTCTGTTCCTGCGCCCTCTGAAACGAAATCCATGATTTCCTGTGGGTTAACAGCATAGCAAAGAGCCTGACGTACTCTTACATCGTCAAAAGGCTTAACTGCGTTGTTGAGGTAAAGAGCCTGAACAAGGTTCATAGTTCCCTCATAAACCTCAAATTTGTCAGAAAGCTGGCTAACCTGTGTAGGTGTCACACGTGCCATCATATCGATGGAACCACCCTCAAGATCAAGTACGATTGCATCCATGTTAGCTTCAATCTTGAATACTACATCCTTGATATAAGCCTTCTCTCCCCAGTAATCGTCAAATCTTGTTACTACAAAATTCTCCTGTGGTGAGTTAGAAACATACTTGTATGGGCCTGTTCCTATTGGTGTTGTCTCCGGATGTTCATTGCTTGCAGGAATTATAGCTACTGTAAGCTGAGTAAGGAAATCTGAGTCAGCTTCCTTAAGAACAACCTCTACGTGGCTGTCATCAACAATGTTTACACTGTCAATCTTGCCATAAGCCTTGATAAGAGGCTCACTTCCGTCAACACCCATATTACGCTCAAGGGAATATTTGATATCCTCTACTGTAACTAAGCTTCCATCGTGGAACTTGATACCATCCCTAAGAGTAAAGGTGTAAACCTTACTATCATCTGAAATCGTATACTCACTGGCTACAGCAGGGTTAAGATTACCTTCTGAATCAGCCTTAACAAGGCCTTCAAAAATGTTGTAGAATACTTCTCTTGTTCCTGCCCCTGTTGAATTGTGAGGGTCAAGACCGTCAATATCCTGAGGTATTCCTACGGTAAGCTTAGAAAGATCATCCGCTACATCTGTAGATTCTGTTGTCTCTGTGCCGGTCACTGTTTCAGTGCCTGCCTCTACACTTGCATCTACCTTGGCGGAATCACCTGCCTTGTCACTTGAGCATCCGCTCAATGCAACAGTCAGTGTTGTTAACACGACCATCAGAAGTGAACTTCCCATCCTTCCAATTTTCTTGTTCATCATGTTAAAATCTTCCTCCTATTTAATTACTTGCTGCTCTAATGAAAAGAGTCAGCGGACATGACGCACTCCTCTAGCGTCACATTGAAAATATAAGACTTTGACAAGAATTTGTCAACTCCATCTTATATTTGTTTGTTCCCGAACACAGGCATAAATAAAGGGCTTACAGATGAACTGAAAGCCCTCTTAAACAAATCACTCTTTCTTGAGAAGTGGTGTATTCTTGTCCGTAGAATCTGTTATCGTCCCCTCTGCCTCTTTCCTGAGGACTGATTTAAGCTCATCCATAAAGGTGTTAACATCCTTGAATTCACGGTAAACAGAGGCAAATCTTACATATGCAACAGGATCAAGATTCTTCATCTTATCCATTACTATCTCTCCGATGGCACGACTAGGAATTTCCTTCTGCTCCATATTGAAAACTTCAGTCTCTACAGCATCTACGAGCCTTGTTATCTGCTCAGCACTTACAGGGCGCTTATGGCAGGCTCTGAAAACACCAGCCTCAATCTTGGCTCTGTCATAGGGTTCACGCACATCACCCTTCTTAATGACAATAAGAGGTATTGTCTCAACTTTCTCATAGGTAGTAAAACGTTTACCACAGGAATCACAAACTCTTCTTCTCCTGATGGATGTGTTCTCATCTGCTGGTCGGGAATCAATTACTCTTGTGTCATCTTTTCCACAGAATGGGCATTTCATAGCGTGTCCTCCATTTTACGCTCATAATAATTTGTTTTTTCATCTCCACAGTATATTGTATGAACAATATACAACTCCACAAACTATTGTATCATCAATTGCCGCCTTTTTCTACACTAAATTTCGAAGAAAAATGGATAAAATGCTGAAAAAAAACCCGTCGCATAACTGCGACGGGCCATAACTTCTAATTCATAAATATAATTATTTCCTCTGAAGGAAATCCGGTATCTTAAGTGACTTGGGCTCTACTGTGCTCTTGATCTCTGAAGGCTTATTCAGAGTAAGCGGCTGAGCCGGTCTGGCGATATTAACTGTGCTAACTGTCTCTGTAGCTGCCTGCATTGGTGTTACAACTGTCTGAAGAGGTGTTACAGGTGAAATAGGTGTATGAACAACAGTTGGCTGAGGTGCAACTGCC
The sequence above is a segment of the Butyrivibrio proteoclasticus B316 genome. Coding sequences within it:
- a CDS encoding ABC transporter permease; the encoded protein is MKYTLKKLSSTIVTLIVVSLCVFLAFNVLPGDPAIRMLGLEASPELVAQTREKMGLNDPVLVRYFRWFIAFLQGDFGTSYTYSVPVSSLIMSKVPITLTLGILAFLFTVVISIPVGIATAKYENGILDRIITVINQVIMAIPPFFSGILITFIFGMILKLFTPGGFVSYTEDIRGFLRYLFFPSIAIAFPKIAMTVRMLRGNLIDESGKDYARTAYSRGNNTNGVLYRHVLKNAMIPVITFLGMALADMVAGSIVVEQVFNIPGISRILLSSISNRDYPVVEAIIMGIAIIVIGVNFLVDIIYRVIDPRIEIED
- a CDS encoding ABC transporter substrate-binding protein, with the protein product MMNKKIGRMGSSLLMVVLTTLTVALSGCSSDKAGDSAKVDASVEAGTETVTGTETTESTDVADDLSKLTVGIPQDIDGLDPHNSTGAGTREVFYNIFEGLVKADSEGNLNPAVASEYTISDDSKVYTFTLRDGIKFHDGSLVTVEDIKYSLERNMGVDGSEPLIKAYGKIDSVNIVDDSHVEVVLKEADSDFLTQLTVAIIPASNEHPETTPIGTGPYKYVSNSPQENFVVTRFDDYWGEKAYIKDVVFKIEANMDAIVLDLEGGSIDMMARVTPTQVSQLSDKFEVYEGTMNLVQALYLNNAVKPFDDVRVRQALCYAVNPQEIMDFVSEGAGTEVGSAMFPAFSKYYMPELNDTYNTDADKAKELLAEAGYPDGFEFTITVPSNYGQHVDTAQVISEELKEIGVTAKIQEIEWNSWVSDVYSGREFEATVVGIDASTLSASALLSRYVSDNGKNFVNFNSADYDAAYAKASAATDDAEKTTYYKECETILSKEAASVYIQDLPEFVVLNKKFTGYTFYPLYVQDIAKIRPAQ
- the nrdR gene encoding transcriptional regulator NrdR codes for the protein MKCPFCGKDDTRVIDSRPADENTSIRRRRVCDSCGKRFTTYEKVETIPLIVIKKGDVREPYDRAKIEAGVFRACHKRPVSAEQITRLVDAVETEVFNMEQKEIPSRAIGEIVMDKMKNLDPVAYVRFASVYREFKDVNTFMDELKSVLRKEAEGTITDSTDKNTPLLKKE